The following are encoded together in the Sphingomicrobium clamense genome:
- a CDS encoding sensor histidine kinase — MDSVKQPPRERGSAVNRWWRSGPRLSSLVLLILISAAMSGIVYSLIDAQRAERDLRQQVETTSGILAELRELQVIMSDAETGQRGYVLTSDNRYLTPYLYGIEQAVPALESVEEKLEPIANADQRETLATLRRAVLSKLRELEMAVELVRENRRGEAVRLIETDTGFQLMATIRSSIEELESAEEEILAQAVSDTERIEARNTPILIMLGLLVLGLIVLGVWQLVRTEKAEIAARDAEQLRVANERADLLARELNHRVKNIFAVVSAVVGSTLRHEKNMAEAAHKVHSRIEALAIAHDVSQGALDRPIVTLDSLLGATLAPYDDLADRLTMDGTPVELSSEMASPMGMIVHELATNAVKYGAWEGEDGHVTVSWKVDRKGEFPTLHLTWREDSKAVTAPKKTGFGSTMIDMAVRQLGAKADRKWTAKGLLFLLDIPLAADAA; from the coding sequence ATGGATAGCGTCAAGCAACCTCCGCGCGAGCGGGGAAGTGCGGTCAATCGCTGGTGGCGTTCCGGCCCTCGGCTCTCAAGCCTCGTTCTCCTGATCCTGATCTCGGCGGCGATGTCCGGGATCGTCTATTCGCTGATCGATGCGCAACGCGCCGAACGCGACCTGCGGCAGCAGGTGGAGACGACCAGCGGCATCCTTGCCGAGCTGCGTGAACTCCAGGTCATCATGAGCGACGCCGAGACGGGGCAGCGCGGCTATGTGCTGACCTCAGACAATCGCTATCTGACACCCTATCTTTACGGGATCGAACAGGCGGTGCCGGCGCTCGAATCAGTCGAAGAAAAGCTCGAGCCCATTGCCAATGCGGACCAGCGCGAAACACTTGCGACGCTCCGCAGGGCGGTACTGTCGAAGCTGCGCGAGCTGGAGATGGCGGTCGAATTGGTGCGCGAAAACCGGCGCGGCGAAGCTGTTCGCTTGATCGAGACCGATACCGGTTTCCAATTGATGGCCACGATCCGTTCGTCGATCGAAGAGTTGGAATCCGCGGAAGAAGAAATTCTCGCACAAGCCGTCAGTGACACCGAGCGGATCGAGGCCCGCAACACACCAATTTTGATCATGCTCGGCCTGCTTGTTCTCGGCCTGATCGTTCTTGGCGTTTGGCAGCTTGTCCGGACCGAAAAAGCCGAAATCGCCGCGCGTGATGCCGAGCAGCTGCGCGTCGCGAACGAGCGCGCCGACCTGCTCGCGCGCGAGCTCAACCATCGCGTGAAGAACATCTTCGCTGTGGTCAGCGCGGTCGTCGGATCGACACTGCGGCACGAGAAGAACATGGCCGAGGCCGCGCACAAGGTGCACAGCCGGATCGAGGCGCTCGCGATCGCGCACGATGTCAGCCAGGGCGCGCTCGATCGTCCCATCGTCACGCTGGATTCGCTCCTGGGCGCAACGCTGGCTCCCTATGACGATCTGGCTGACCGTCTGACGATGGACGGAACGCCGGTCGAGCTCTCCAGCGAAATGGCGTCGCCGATGGGCATGATCGTCCACGAACTTGCCACCAACGCCGTCAAATATGGCGCTTGGGAAGGGGAGGACGGTCACGTCACCGTTTCCTGGAAGGTGGACCGGAAGGGAGAATTCCCGACCCTTCACCTGACCTGGCGCGAAGACAGCAAGGCCGTGACCGCGCCCAAGAAGACGGGCTTCGGTTCGACCATGATCGACATGGCGGTGCGTCAGCTGGGTGCCAAGGCCGATCGCAAATGGACCGCCAAGGGCCTGCTCTTCCTGCTCGACATTCCGCTCGCGGCGGACGCGGCTTAA
- the map gene encoding type I methionyl aminopeptidase: MTEYIQVGPEDRVEPKNGVIKLHGPEGFEGMRKAGRLAAEILDALVDHVVPGVTTGELDKIVYDMMIAGGSVPATMGYRGYEKSSCTSINHVVCHGIPGDKALKDGDIVNIDVTPLLDGWHGDTSRMYVAGKPSVKAQRLIEVTYECLMLGLDQAKPGNHLGDISHAIQSHAEKHRYGVVRDFCGHGLGRLFHDSPEVVHAGRPGTGPELKPGMFFTVEPMINIGRADVKILDDGWTAVTRDRKLSAQFEHSIGITEDGCEIFTKSPKGLDCPPYGG; the protein is encoded by the coding sequence ATGACCGAATATATCCAAGTCGGGCCCGAGGACCGGGTCGAGCCCAAGAACGGCGTCATCAAGCTTCACGGCCCCGAGGGGTTCGAAGGCATGCGCAAGGCCGGACGGCTGGCTGCGGAAATTCTCGATGCGCTGGTCGACCATGTCGTGCCGGGCGTCACCACGGGCGAGCTCGACAAGATCGTCTATGACATGATGATCGCGGGCGGATCGGTGCCGGCGACCATGGGCTATCGCGGATACGAGAAGAGCAGCTGCACCTCGATCAACCACGTTGTGTGCCACGGCATCCCTGGCGACAAGGCGCTGAAGGACGGTGACATCGTCAACATCGACGTGACCCCCCTGCTCGACGGATGGCATGGCGATACGAGCCGTATGTATGTCGCGGGCAAGCCCAGCGTGAAGGCACAGCGCCTGATCGAAGTCACCTACGAATGCCTCATGCTCGGGCTCGATCAGGCCAAGCCCGGCAACCATCTCGGCGACATCAGCCACGCGATCCAGAGCCATGCCGAAAAGCACCGCTATGGCGTCGTGCGCGACTTTTGCGGTCACGGGCTCGGCCGCCTGTTTCATGACAGCCCCGAGGTCGTCCATGCAGGGCGCCCCGGCACCGGCCCCGAACTAAAGCCCGGCATGTTCTTCACTGTCGAACCGATGATCAACATCGGCCGCGCGGACGTGAAGATCCTCGACGATGGCTGGACCGCCGTGACGCGCGACAGAAAGCTCTCGGCGCAGTTCGAACATTCGATCGGCATCACCGAGGATGGCTGCGAGATTTTCACGAAGAGTCCCAAGGGCCTCGATTGCCCGCCTTACGGAGGCTGA
- a CDS encoding P-II family nitrogen regulator, with amino-acid sequence MKKIEAIIKPFKLDDVKDALHEVGVSGLTVTEVKGFGRQKGHTELYRGAEYVVDFLPKVKVEVVVEEDQAHRAVEAIEHAARTGRIGDGKIFVSNIEQAIRIRTGDRDVDAL; translated from the coding sequence GTGAAGAAGATCGAGGCGATCATCAAACCGTTCAAGCTCGACGACGTGAAGGACGCGCTGCACGAGGTCGGCGTGTCTGGACTGACCGTGACCGAGGTCAAAGGCTTCGGTCGCCAGAAAGGCCACACCGAACTCTATCGCGGCGCCGAATATGTCGTCGACTTCCTGCCCAAGGTGAAGGTCGAAGTCGTGGTCGAGGAAGACCAGGCGCACCGCGCCGTCGAGGCCATCGAACATGCCGCGCGCACCGGGCGCATCGGCGACGGCAAGATTTTCGTCAGCAATATCGAACAGGCGATCCGCATCCGCACCGGCGATCGCGACGTGGACGCGCTGTGA
- a CDS encoding helix-turn-helix domain-containing protein produces the protein MTDKDPRLASMAPEELRRIMRALGYRTQGQLAEAIGVSRSAVSLWLEGKVGVPRPVAMLLRMLLSAQRRSY, from the coding sequence ATGACTGATAAGGACCCCCGCCTCGCCTCGATGGCGCCCGAGGAACTCCGGCGGATCATGCGCGCGCTCGGCTATCGAACGCAGGGCCAACTCGCCGAGGCCATCGGCGTTTCGCGCAGTGCGGTTAGCCTATGGCTGGAAGGCAAGGTCGGTGTCCCGCGCCCCGTCGCGATGCTCCTGCGCATGCTCCTTTCGGCGCAGCGCCGCTCTTATTAA
- a CDS encoding MBL fold metallo-hydrolase, translated as MSIIAALALATIPPPPCNTELVVLGAGQDAGAPQLGNLSDPAWTDRDKRLLATSLLLIDWGQRKRFMFEATPDIVEQLQASYEVKPLLRDDGSLDLDGIFLTHAHIGHYAGLLHLGFESANTKDVPVYAMPRMASFLASNAPWSQLIDLNNISMTTLQPEAATNIQDTFAVLPRVVPHRDEFSETVGYSVVTPGKRFFFLPDIDSFDEWEAAGGPSLSALVEGHDLLFLDSTFFDDDELDRDMSAIPHPRTKGTMEALASLPADQRAKVHFIHYNHSNPIRFPDSAESQMVEENGFNVARRGDRHCLDL; from the coding sequence ATGTCCATCATCGCCGCCCTCGCGCTCGCCACCATCCCGCCACCGCCGTGCAATACCGAGCTTGTCGTCCTCGGCGCCGGGCAGGACGCGGGCGCGCCACAGCTCGGCAACCTGTCGGACCCGGCGTGGACTGACCGGGACAAGCGCTTGCTGGCGACATCGCTGCTGCTGATCGACTGGGGGCAGCGCAAGCGCTTCATGTTCGAGGCGACCCCCGACATCGTCGAGCAGTTGCAGGCTTCGTACGAGGTCAAGCCACTGCTTCGCGATGATGGCAGCCTCGACCTCGACGGCATCTTCCTCACCCACGCGCATATAGGACATTATGCGGGGCTGCTTCATCTCGGGTTCGAGAGCGCGAACACCAAGGACGTGCCCGTCTATGCGATGCCGCGAATGGCGTCGTTCCTGGCCTCGAACGCACCGTGGTCGCAGCTGATCGATTTGAACAATATTAGCATGACCACGCTCCAGCCGGAAGCCGCGACCAACATCCAGGACACGTTTGCTGTCCTGCCGCGCGTCGTGCCGCACCGCGACGAATTTAGCGAAACGGTCGGCTATTCGGTGGTCACGCCGGGCAAGCGCTTCTTCTTCCTGCCTGACATCGACAGTTTCGACGAATGGGAAGCCGCAGGCGGTCCGAGCCTCTCCGCACTGGTCGAGGGCCACGACCTCTTGTTTCTGGACTCCACGTTCTTCGACGATGACGAGCTCGATCGCGACATGAGCGCGATCCCGCATCCGCGTACCAAGGGGACGATGGAGGCGCTTGCATCACTCCCGGCCGACCAGCGGGCGAAAGTGCATTTCATCCACTACAACCATTCCAATCCGATCCGCTTCCCGGACTCGGCGGAATCGCAAATGGTCGAAGAGAATGGCTTCAACGTCGCGCGGCGCGGCGATCGTCACTGCCTCGACCTTTGA
- a CDS encoding DUF6968 family protein: protein MNEPIAEREFTNKDGTITLKIFAPMLEMIDGNEDWTSEPEITWPSGRVIRRKAHGVDSMQALLLNIAMANNHIHFPVVGERDKSLKYFDIEGTDLVVPQYQDD from the coding sequence GTGAACGAACCGATCGCCGAACGCGAGTTCACGAATAAGGACGGCACGATAACGCTGAAGATATTCGCGCCTATGCTGGAAATGATCGACGGAAATGAAGACTGGACAAGTGAGCCCGAGATCACTTGGCCTTCTGGACGGGTAATACGACGCAAGGCACATGGTGTCGATAGTATGCAAGCACTATTGCTCAACATCGCCATGGCCAACAACCATATCCATTTCCCGGTTGTGGGTGAGCGAGACAAGAGCCTGAAATACTTCGACATAGAGGGCACGGACCTAGTCGTGCCGCAATATCAGGATGACTGA